The Prosthecobacter dejongeii genome contains a region encoding:
- a CDS encoding sulfatase: MQDGPAASRSRGAMHLRQIFLFLFAAATAQAAKPNVLMICVDDLKPTLGCYGDVVAQTPNIDRLAKRGVLFEKAYCNQAVCSPSRNALMTSLRPQTLGIYELMTNFRKAAPNAVTMTQHFMAQGYKAEGLGKILHVGHGNTDDAASWSVPSWKPKATTYVNEESTAVTREAKVGGDRGWATEKADTADETYADGLIAREAVKRLEAAAKKPDQPFFLAVGFIRPHLPFVSPKKYWDLYDPAKLPMPQVKDAPQGAPVYAGQPGGELRQYSDMPQTGPIDDATTRHLIHGYYAATSYMDAQLGLVLDALDDSGLAQNTIIVFWGDHGWHLGDHGMWCKHTNYEQAARIPVIVAAPGAAAGVQSASFIETVDLYPTLSDLAGLPAPQGLDGKSFAAVVKDPALKTRESVIHVYPRNNLLGRAIRTDRYRLVEWKKPGSGEPADAFELYDYQEDPLETKNLASERPEVVKELTAILATHPEAKPQMKTAAAKGGAPGKKKKKGKKN, translated from the coding sequence ATGCAAGATGGTCCTGCGGCCAGTCGTTCTCGGGGGGCCATGCACCTCCGCCAGATTTTTCTCTTCCTCTTTGCCGCTGCCACGGCCCAGGCTGCCAAACCAAATGTCCTCATGATTTGTGTGGACGATCTGAAGCCCACGCTCGGCTGCTATGGAGACGTGGTGGCTCAGACGCCTAATATTGATCGGCTGGCCAAACGCGGGGTGCTCTTTGAAAAAGCCTACTGCAACCAAGCTGTTTGCTCGCCCTCGCGCAATGCCCTGATGACTAGCCTGAGGCCCCAGACTCTAGGCATCTATGAGCTCATGACGAACTTCCGCAAGGCTGCGCCGAATGCGGTCACGATGACCCAGCACTTCATGGCGCAGGGATACAAGGCCGAGGGGCTGGGCAAGATCTTGCACGTGGGACATGGTAACACGGACGACGCTGCCTCGTGGTCCGTGCCTTCCTGGAAACCGAAGGCGACGACCTATGTGAATGAGGAAAGCACTGCTGTGACGCGCGAGGCGAAGGTTGGAGGGGATCGCGGCTGGGCCACCGAAAAAGCGGATACGGCCGATGAGACCTATGCGGATGGACTTATCGCCCGAGAAGCAGTGAAACGTCTCGAAGCCGCCGCGAAAAAGCCGGATCAACCCTTCTTCCTTGCGGTGGGTTTCATCCGCCCGCACTTGCCCTTTGTTTCTCCGAAAAAATACTGGGACCTCTATGATCCGGCGAAGCTGCCCATGCCCCAGGTCAAAGATGCTCCGCAGGGGGCGCCCGTGTATGCAGGCCAGCCGGGTGGGGAACTGCGCCAATACAGCGATATGCCGCAGACAGGCCCGATTGATGACGCGACGACTCGCCACCTCATCCACGGTTATTATGCCGCTACCAGTTACATGGATGCGCAGTTAGGCCTCGTGCTGGATGCTCTGGACGACTCAGGTTTGGCACAGAATACCATCATCGTCTTTTGGGGGGACCACGGTTGGCACTTGGGAGACCACGGCATGTGGTGCAAGCACACGAACTATGAGCAGGCAGCCCGCATCCCCGTCATCGTCGCCGCCCCTGGAGCTGCGGCGGGTGTGCAGTCGGCTTCATTCATCGAGACGGTGGATCTTTACCCGACCCTTAGCGATCTCGCAGGCCTGCCAGCGCCGCAGGGACTGGATGGCAAAAGCTTCGCTGCGGTGGTCAAAGATCCGGCGCTGAAGACCCGCGAAAGCGTCATTCATGTCTATCCGCGTAATAACTTGTTAGGCCGCGCCATTCGCACGGATCGCTATCGGCTGGTGGAATGGAAAAAGCCCGGCAGCGGCGAGCCTGCAGATGCCTTTGAACTTTACGACTACCAGGAAGACCCCCTTGAAACCAAGAACCTGGCGAGCGAGCGTCCTGAAGTCGTCAAGGAATTGACAGCCATCCTGGCCACGCATCCAGAGGCCAAACCTCAAATGAAGACAGCGGCAGCCAAGGGCGGTGCTCCGGGTAAAAAGAAGAAAAAGGGCAAGAAGAACTGA
- a CDS encoding transglutaminase family protein: MSIHVALRHVTRYKFDRPVNLSPHIVRLRPAPHCRTPILAYSLTIKPDTHFINWQQDPQSNYLARLVFPEKTTELCVEVDLVADMAVYNPFDFFLEPEAERVPFRYDPILAHELEPYHRKLPLTPLIGGYLRGVRQQMTAGKEPMRTNDFLVMLNQMLWKDISYNIRLEPGVQTPEETLELGCGSCRDSAWLMVQLFRHLGFAARFVSGYLIQLKADVKSLDGPSGTEVDFTDLHAWCEVYLPGAGWVGLDPTSGLFAGEGHIPLAATPDPSSAAPVDGLVDKCEVEFDHEMSVTRIFETARVTKPYTSEQWQDIEALGYQIDDELVAGDVRLTMGGEPTFVSIDDMEGDEWNTGAVGPTKRLLSGQLIKRLRHRFGPGGLLHYGMGKWYPGEQLPRWSLGCYWRKDGVPVWSDDSFIADESKSYGHDETVAQRFGLALAAALGVSPKWLKPGYEDAFYYLWKEKRMPVNVDPLKSNLKDEYERKRLARIFEEGLDKVVGYALPLQRNYVGNELKWQSGPWYVRDDTMYLIPGDSPMGLRLPLDSIPWVSAADFPWIYPTDPNKDWPELPPRPESRQQFLSGIGDMLDGLSQAPASYTEGGYSGQGKPERRRLDPLTEEQTENPAARFPAPQESAPWIIRTALCVESREGRLHVFMPPVEDVEDYLDLVAAVEDVATTLKVPLIVEGTPPPYDPRLQVLKVTPDPGVIEVNTHPVKTWNELVDTTRTIYDEARQTRLGTEKFMMDGRHTGTGGGNHIVMGGESPRHSPFLRRPDLLKSLLGYWHNHPSLSYLFSGLFIGPTSQHPRIDEARNDALFEMELAFKELDRNTAAHGHTTPWLVDRIFRNLLADVTGNTHRTEFCIDKMFDPGSSSGRLGLVELRSFEMPPHPEMSLAQQLLMRAAIARFWKEPYEQKLVRWGTELHDRYLLPHFVWDDFKDVMEDFKAAGYGLTPDWFEPHFEFKFPRIGEITQRGVNLEIRTALEPWHVLGEEATAGGTARYVDSSLERVQIKTAGLVNNRYIVTCNGRQVPLHPSGIVGEYVAGVRYRAWQPPNALQPTIGIHAPLIFDLVDTWNNRSLGGGNYYVTHPGGRSFDTFPVNGYEAESRRRSRFTITGHTPGKINPIIIPSVPEFPFTLDLRLG, translated from the coding sequence ATGTCCATTCACGTCGCACTCCGTCACGTCACGCGGTATAAGTTTGACCGCCCGGTGAATCTATCACCTCACATTGTGCGTCTGCGGCCTGCCCCGCACTGTCGCACCCCGATTTTGGCTTACTCGCTGACGATCAAACCAGACACGCATTTCATCAACTGGCAGCAGGACCCTCAAAGTAATTACCTGGCGCGTTTGGTTTTTCCGGAAAAGACCACGGAGCTGTGTGTGGAGGTGGATCTGGTGGCCGACATGGCGGTTTATAACCCCTTCGATTTCTTCTTGGAGCCGGAGGCGGAGCGGGTGCCTTTCCGTTACGATCCCATCCTGGCTCATGAGCTGGAGCCCTACCATCGCAAGCTTCCCCTCACGCCGCTCATTGGAGGGTATCTGCGCGGGGTGCGCCAGCAGATGACGGCTGGGAAGGAGCCCATGCGGACGAATGATTTCCTGGTCATGCTGAACCAGATGCTCTGGAAGGACATCAGCTACAACATTCGCCTGGAGCCCGGAGTGCAGACGCCGGAGGAGACGCTGGAACTCGGCTGCGGCTCCTGCCGTGACAGTGCGTGGCTGATGGTGCAGCTCTTTCGCCATCTGGGCTTTGCGGCCCGTTTCGTCAGCGGTTACCTCATTCAGCTCAAGGCCGACGTGAAATCCCTGGATGGCCCCAGTGGCACGGAGGTGGATTTCACCGATCTCCATGCCTGGTGTGAAGTTTATCTCCCCGGTGCAGGCTGGGTGGGGCTAGACCCGACCTCTGGCCTTTTTGCCGGGGAAGGGCACATCCCCCTGGCGGCCACGCCTGATCCCTCCAGCGCCGCTCCGGTGGATGGTCTGGTGGATAAATGCGAGGTGGAATTCGACCACGAAATGTCCGTCACGCGCATCTTTGAAACCGCACGTGTGACGAAGCCTTACACGTCCGAGCAGTGGCAGGACATTGAGGCTCTGGGTTACCAGATTGATGATGAACTGGTGGCTGGCGATGTGCGCCTCACGATGGGGGGAGAACCCACCTTCGTGAGCATTGATGACATGGAAGGTGATGAATGGAACACGGGTGCCGTGGGCCCGACGAAGCGCCTGCTTTCCGGCCAGCTCATCAAGCGTCTCCGCCATCGTTTCGGCCCCGGGGGCTTGCTTCATTACGGCATGGGCAAATGGTATCCTGGGGAGCAGTTGCCACGTTGGTCGTTAGGCTGTTATTGGCGGAAAGATGGGGTGCCAGTCTGGAGCGATGATTCATTCATTGCCGATGAATCGAAAAGCTACGGTCATGATGAAACCGTGGCCCAACGTTTTGGCCTGGCCCTTGCGGCAGCTCTGGGCGTGAGCCCGAAATGGCTCAAGCCGGGTTATGAAGATGCCTTCTACTACCTATGGAAGGAGAAGCGCATGCCCGTGAATGTGGACCCGCTGAAGTCTAACCTTAAAGACGAGTACGAGCGCAAGCGCCTCGCCCGCATCTTTGAAGAGGGGTTGGATAAAGTGGTCGGCTACGCTTTGCCCCTGCAACGAAATTACGTCGGCAATGAACTGAAGTGGCAGAGCGGCCCCTGGTACGTGCGCGATGACACCATGTATTTGATTCCTGGAGATTCGCCCATGGGGCTGCGCCTGCCGCTGGATTCTATCCCCTGGGTGAGTGCTGCTGATTTCCCCTGGATCTACCCCACTGACCCCAATAAAGACTGGCCAGAGCTGCCCCCGCGCCCCGAGAGCCGTCAGCAGTTTCTCAGTGGCATTGGGGACATGCTGGACGGTCTTTCCCAGGCCCCCGCTAGCTACACAGAAGGGGGCTACTCCGGCCAGGGCAAGCCCGAACGCCGTAGGCTGGACCCGCTGACGGAAGAGCAAACCGAAAACCCCGCTGCACGTTTCCCCGCTCCTCAGGAGTCGGCCCCCTGGATCATCCGCACCGCGCTCTGTGTCGAGTCACGCGAAGGTCGCCTGCACGTCTTCATGCCTCCGGTGGAAGATGTGGAGGATTATTTGGACCTCGTCGCCGCTGTGGAAGATGTGGCTACCACTCTGAAAGTGCCCCTCATCGTGGAGGGCACGCCGCCTCCGTATGACCCACGTTTGCAGGTGCTGAAGGTCACACCTGACCCAGGGGTGATCGAGGTGAATACCCACCCGGTGAAAACCTGGAACGAGCTGGTGGATACTACACGCACCATCTATGATGAAGCGCGCCAGACCCGCCTGGGCACGGAGAAATTCATGATGGATGGCCGCCACACGGGCACCGGTGGGGGGAACCACATCGTTATGGGGGGGGAGTCCCCACGGCATTCTCCTTTCCTGCGTCGGCCAGATTTGTTGAAGTCTTTGTTAGGCTATTGGCACAATCATCCGTCGTTGAGTTACCTCTTCAGTGGCCTATTCATCGGGCCTACCAGCCAGCACCCTCGCATTGATGAGGCGCGCAATGATGCGCTCTTTGAGATGGAGCTGGCCTTTAAAGAGCTGGATCGTAATACGGCTGCGCATGGTCACACCACCCCCTGGCTGGTGGACCGCATCTTCCGGAACTTGCTGGCAGATGTCACGGGGAACACGCACCGCACGGAGTTCTGCATTGATAAAATGTTTGATCCCGGCAGCAGTTCTGGTCGCCTTGGTTTGGTGGAGTTGCGTTCCTTTGAGATGCCTCCGCATCCTGAGATGAGCCTGGCCCAGCAGCTTCTCATGCGTGCTGCCATCGCCCGATTCTGGAAGGAGCCTTATGAGCAAAAGCTGGTGCGTTGGGGCACCGAGTTGCATGACCGTTACCTCCTTCCCCACTTCGTCTGGGATGATTTCAAAGACGTGATGGAGGACTTTAAAGCCGCAGGATATGGCCTCACTCCGGATTGGTTTGAGCCCCACTTTGAATTCAAGTTTCCCCGCATTGGCGAGATCACTCAGCGTGGCGTGAACCTCGAGATCCGCACCGCTTTGGAGCCCTGGCATGTCCTGGGTGAAGAAGCGACCGCAGGTGGCACGGCCCGATATGTGGACAGCAGCCTTGAGCGTGTGCAGATCAAGACTGCCGGACTGGTGAACAATCGCTACATCGTCACCTGCAATGGCCGCCAAGTGCCGCTTCATCCCTCTGGGATTGTGGGGGAATACGTGGCGGGCGTGCGGTATCGCGCCTGGCAGCCACCGAATGCCCTGCAGCCGACCATCGGCATCCACGCGCCGCTGATCTTTGACCTGGTGGATACCTGGAACAATCGCAGCTTGGGCGGTGGAAATTATTATGTGACCCATCCGGGTGGCCGCAGCTTTGATACCTTCCCGGTAAATGGTTACGAGGCCGAAAGCCGTCGTCGTTCACGGTTTACCATCACCGGGCACACCCCTGGAAAGATCAATCCGATCATCATCCCCAGCGTGCCAGAGTTTCCCTTCACACTGGACCTTCGTCTAGGCTAA
- a CDS encoding MIP/aquaporin family protein, giving the protein MRWPTWFMGEFVGTFLVVFFGCGSVCSAVLTGAQVGVFQVAIVWGLGIATAIYLTAGLSGAHLNPAVTVAFSVWQRFPRRRVLAYILAQMLGAFVAAAVLYGIFQDALTSYELTHHIPRGGPGSEATAMIFGEFFPSPAGQPLTEVSRLRMSHLRAFFAEAVGTAVLLFVICGVTDARNASRVGPHAAIIIGLTVTLLISLLGPLTMAGLNPARDLAPRLFSALAGWGSYPFSVNGLGWFTVYVLAPVLGAVFGSGMYHLVFRPSEDEA; this is encoded by the coding sequence ATGAGATGGCCCACCTGGTTCATGGGAGAGTTCGTGGGGACTTTCCTGGTGGTTTTTTTCGGCTGTGGCAGCGTTTGCTCAGCCGTGCTCACAGGCGCCCAAGTGGGTGTGTTTCAGGTGGCCATCGTCTGGGGGTTGGGCATCGCCACGGCGATTTATCTCACCGCAGGGCTCAGTGGCGCGCATCTCAATCCTGCTGTGACGGTGGCCTTCAGTGTTTGGCAGAGGTTTCCCAGGCGGCGCGTTTTGGCCTACATTCTCGCGCAAATGTTGGGGGCCTTTGTGGCTGCCGCCGTCCTTTACGGCATTTTCCAGGATGCGCTGACGTCTTATGAACTCACGCACCACATCCCGCGCGGTGGTCCCGGCAGTGAAGCAACAGCGATGATCTTTGGCGAGTTTTTCCCCAGCCCAGCGGGGCAGCCCCTGACGGAGGTTAGCCGCCTGAGGATGTCCCATCTCAGGGCTTTTTTTGCCGAGGCCGTAGGCACCGCTGTTCTCCTGTTTGTGATCTGTGGGGTGACGGATGCGCGGAACGCGTCGCGCGTCGGCCCTCACGCTGCCATCATCATCGGCCTGACGGTGACTTTGCTCATCTCATTGCTCGGCCCCCTGACCATGGCGGGCCTGAACCCAGCGCGGGATTTGGCTCCTCGGCTCTTTTCAGCTCTGGCTGGGTGGGGGAGTTATCCGTTCAGCGTCAATGGTTTAGGCTGGTTCACTGTGTATGTTTTGGCACCTGTTTTGGGGGCCGTGTTCGGGTCAGGGATGTATCATCTGGTCTTTCGTCCCTCTGAGGATGAGGCGTAG
- a CDS encoding arsenate reductase ArsC, with amino-acid sequence MKPRILILCTGNSCRSHMAEGILRAAAGDLVEVHSAGSKPAGYVHPKAIAALEEIGLDISAHTSKSMNDFLDRDITTVITVCGNADQACPIYPGQMNRHHWGFDDPAHATGTEAEIMADFRRVRDQIRLVFGAYAAGLRERMAGRI; translated from the coding sequence ATGAAACCTCGCATTCTCATTCTCTGCACCGGGAACTCGTGCCGCAGCCACATGGCGGAAGGCATCTTGCGCGCGGCGGCTGGTGACTTAGTGGAAGTACACAGTGCAGGCTCCAAGCCCGCAGGATATGTCCACCCCAAAGCCATCGCTGCCTTGGAGGAGATCGGTCTAGATATCTCCGCCCACACGTCCAAATCCATGAATGATTTCCTGGATCGGGACATCACAACGGTCATCACCGTCTGTGGCAATGCGGACCAAGCTTGCCCAATATACCCGGGCCAGATGAATCGCCATCACTGGGGGTTTGACGATCCCGCGCATGCGACCGGGACGGAGGCTGAAATCATGGCCGACTTTCGACGGGTGCGTGACCAGATCCGTCTCGTCTTTGGCGCATACGCCGCGGGTCTGCGGGAAAGGATGGCGGGTCGAATCTAG
- a CDS encoding DUF6428 family protein — MNITEFISHLKAHPEKPLLFLLPDGGSIQAHFHITEVGHVKKNFIDCGGTRRSTESCLLQTWVADDVEHRLIAGKLDMIFGRAGDVLPNHELPVEVEYEDFSVSQFPVTGVQVVEGSLAFQLGLKHTDCLAKELCLPGVCGPAPTLNLLGCAPGSGCC, encoded by the coding sequence ATGAACATCACCGAATTTATCTCCCACCTCAAAGCACACCCAGAGAAGCCTTTGCTCTTCCTCTTGCCGGATGGCGGCAGCATCCAGGCGCATTTCCACATCACGGAAGTGGGCCATGTGAAAAAGAACTTCATTGATTGTGGGGGCACCCGCCGCAGCACGGAAAGTTGCCTGTTGCAAACTTGGGTGGCGGATGATGTGGAGCATCGTTTGATCGCGGGAAAATTGGACATGATCTTCGGTCGAGCAGGGGATGTTTTGCCTAACCATGAGTTGCCCGTGGAGGTGGAGTATGAAGACTTTTCTGTCAGTCAATTTCCAGTCACTGGAGTGCAAGTGGTGGAAGGATCTCTGGCCTTTCAGTTAGGGCTGAAGCACACGGATTGCCTGGCTAAGGAACTTTGCCTGCCCGGCGTGTGTGGCCCTGCGCCTACCTTGAATCTCCTGGGCTGTGCGCCTGGCAGCGGCTGCTGTTAA
- a CDS encoding ArsR/SmtB family transcription factor → MSTLKTAPQEAIMRRVEVIKALAHPSRMLIAETLMSGEKCVCDLQTLVGADMSTVSKHLTLMRKAGVLTCEKRGLNIYYRLACTCLGTFLRCLDELAPEAENCGTSCCD, encoded by the coding sequence ATGTCCACACTCAAAACAGCACCTCAAGAAGCCATCATGCGGCGCGTGGAGGTTATCAAGGCACTCGCACACCCCTCTCGCATGCTCATTGCCGAGACTCTGATGAGCGGGGAAAAATGCGTGTGCGATCTGCAGACCCTCGTGGGCGCCGATATGTCCACCGTGTCCAAGCACCTCACTCTCATGCGCAAGGCAGGCGTGCTCACCTGCGAGAAACGCGGGCTGAATATCTACTACCGTCTGGCCTGCACCTGTCTGGGCACCTTTTTACGCTGCCTGGATGAGCTGGCCCCAGAAGCTGAAAACTGCGGGACGAGCTGCTGTGATTGA
- a CDS encoding sulfatase: MRPLLALFLTFLTSAPLQAAPPNIVFIMADDLGYTDVGTFGSQYYETPNLDKLAAQGMKLTSHHHCQNCQPTRAALMSGQYGPRTGVYTVGEIGRFEWQTRPLQPVANVTSLPLEKITLAQSLKKAGYATGMFGKWHLGMKDEYQPGKRGFDEAIESSGKHFDFKTTPEVDYPKRQYLADFLTDKAVDFIQRHKAEPFFLYLPHYGVHSPIHAKPELIEKFKAKPGVGGHHNPVYAAMIASVDESVGRVMAELEKQGLAENTVLIFTSDNGGVGGYTREGIKKGGDTTDNAPLRSGKGSLYEGGTRVPFIVRWPGITAAGSQTGVPSIHVDLYPTLLEIAGGAAPENYPLDGESLVPLFKNSQATLKRRAIYQHFPGYLGAGENTWRTTPVGLIQQGDWKLMEFFEDGRLELYNLAEDIGEKNNLASAQPEKVKELQSQMIAWRKEIGAKMPTPNTPTEAPKKKGKGKGKKKKQAD; this comes from the coding sequence ATGCGCCCTCTGCTAGCCCTTTTTCTCACCTTTCTCACCAGCGCCCCCCTACAGGCAGCACCGCCTAACATTGTCTTCATCATGGCTGATGACCTAGGCTACACCGATGTAGGCACCTTTGGCAGCCAGTACTATGAGACGCCTAACCTGGACAAACTGGCGGCCCAGGGCATGAAGCTCACGAGCCACCACCACTGCCAGAATTGCCAACCCACCCGCGCGGCGCTGATGAGCGGCCAGTATGGCCCCCGCACGGGCGTTTACACCGTGGGTGAGATCGGTCGTTTCGAGTGGCAGACCCGTCCGCTCCAGCCCGTGGCAAACGTCACCTCCCTGCCTTTAGAAAAGATCACCCTCGCTCAATCTCTCAAAAAAGCAGGCTACGCCACCGGCATGTTTGGCAAATGGCATCTGGGGATGAAAGACGAGTATCAGCCAGGCAAACGCGGTTTTGATGAAGCCATCGAATCCAGCGGCAAGCACTTCGATTTCAAGACAACTCCTGAAGTGGACTACCCCAAACGGCAGTACTTGGCCGATTTCCTCACGGACAAAGCCGTGGATTTCATCCAGCGGCACAAGGCGGAACCGTTCTTCCTTTACCTCCCTCACTACGGCGTGCACTCGCCTATCCACGCCAAGCCCGAACTCATCGAAAAATTCAAAGCCAAACCCGGTGTCGGAGGCCATCACAACCCCGTCTATGCGGCCATGATCGCGAGTGTGGATGAGAGTGTGGGACGAGTGATGGCAGAGCTGGAGAAACAGGGCCTCGCGGAGAATACCGTGCTCATCTTCACCAGTGACAATGGCGGAGTCGGCGGGTACACCCGCGAAGGCATCAAAAAAGGCGGAGACACGACTGACAATGCGCCGCTGCGCAGTGGCAAAGGTAGTCTGTATGAGGGCGGAACCCGTGTACCTTTCATCGTCCGTTGGCCCGGCATCACCGCTGCTGGCAGCCAGACGGGGGTGCCCAGCATCCACGTGGATCTTTACCCCACGCTCCTGGAGATCGCAGGTGGGGCAGCGCCAGAAAATTACCCGCTGGATGGAGAGAGCCTGGTGCCCTTGTTTAAAAACTCCCAGGCCACGCTGAAGCGCCGCGCCATTTACCAGCACTTTCCCGGTTACCTGGGCGCGGGGGAAAACACCTGGCGCACCACGCCCGTAGGCCTGATCCAGCAGGGAGACTGGAAGCTCATGGAATTCTTTGAAGACGGTCGCCTAGAGCTCTACAACCTCGCAGAAGACATCGGTGAAAAGAACAACCTGGCCTCGGCACAGCCTGAGAAAGTGAAGGAATTGCAGAGCCAGATGATCGCCTGGCGGAAAGAGATCGGCGCGAAAATGCCCACTCCGAACACGCCCACGGAGGCACCGAAGAAAAAGGGTAAAGGCAAGGGGAAGAAAAAGAAGCAGGCTGACTAA
- a CDS encoding SulP family inorganic anion transporter: protein MFSKKSLSQEWFFNIRGDLLSGLVVALALIPEAIAFSIIAGVDPKVGLYASFCIAVVTAIFGGRPGMISAATGAMALLMVTLVKEHGLQYLLAATLLTGVFQIIAGLFKIGDVMRFVSKSVMTGFVNALAILIFMAQLPEFKGASVTMYAMVAGALAIIYLLPRLTQAVPSPLVAIIVMTVIAIVFKLDVRRVGDLGDLPDSLPIFLWPQVAWTLDTLWIILPYSIGLAAVGLLESLLTAQIVDDMTDTPSDKNRECTGQGLANIAAGLFGGMAGCAMIGQSVINVKSGGRGRLSTFVAGIFLLILLVVLGPWVKQIPMPALVAVMIMVSIGTFSWASFKNMGLHPKSSSLVMIATVTVVVFTHNLALGVGVGVLLSALFFARKVAHFLSVSSHLDSDSTRTYTITGQLFFASTTAFNRAFDYREKLARVRLDVTHAHLWDLSAVAALDKVVLKFRSLGTEVEVLGLNEASSTLVDRLGIHHKTDRLEDILGH, encoded by the coding sequence GTGTTCTCCAAAAAATCTCTCTCTCAAGAATGGTTCTTCAACATTCGCGGTGACTTGCTCTCTGGCCTTGTCGTCGCCCTAGCCCTCATCCCAGAAGCGATCGCGTTTTCCATCATCGCCGGGGTGGACCCCAAAGTGGGGCTCTATGCCTCCTTTTGCATCGCGGTGGTCACCGCTATCTTTGGGGGGCGCCCCGGCATGATCTCCGCTGCGACGGGGGCCATGGCGCTGCTGATGGTCACCCTCGTCAAAGAGCATGGTCTGCAATACTTACTCGCGGCCACTTTACTGACGGGTGTTTTCCAGATCATCGCGGGTCTGTTTAAAATCGGCGATGTCATGCGCTTCGTTTCGAAGTCCGTCATGACTGGGTTTGTCAATGCCCTCGCCATCCTCATCTTCATGGCTCAGTTGCCCGAATTCAAAGGCGCTAGCGTGACGATGTACGCCATGGTGGCCGGGGCGCTCGCCATCATCTACCTCCTGCCGCGCCTGACCCAGGCTGTGCCCTCTCCTCTGGTGGCCATCATCGTGATGACAGTCATCGCCATCGTCTTTAAACTGGATGTTCGCCGCGTCGGTGATCTCGGGGATTTGCCTGATTCTCTTCCGATCTTTCTCTGGCCCCAGGTCGCCTGGACATTGGATACGCTGTGGATCATCCTGCCTTATTCCATCGGACTCGCCGCAGTAGGCCTTTTGGAGTCTCTGCTCACGGCCCAGATTGTGGATGACATGACGGACACGCCCAGTGACAAAAATCGTGAATGCACAGGCCAGGGGCTGGCGAACATCGCAGCAGGACTTTTCGGGGGTATGGCAGGCTGCGCCATGATCGGCCAGTCCGTCATCAATGTGAAATCCGGGGGCCGGGGCCGCCTTTCCACCTTTGTCGCGGGCATTTTCCTGCTCATCCTCCTGGTCGTGCTTGGCCCTTGGGTGAAACAGATCCCCATGCCTGCTCTGGTGGCCGTGATGATCATGGTCTCCATCGGCACCTTTTCCTGGGCCTCCTTTAAAAATATGGGTCTGCACCCGAAGAGCTCTAGCCTGGTCATGATCGCCACGGTCACGGTCGTCGTTTTTACTCACAATCTGGCTCTCGGTGTGGGGGTGGGCGTGCTCCTGAGCGCCCTCTTTTTTGCGCGTAAAGTGGCTCATTTCCTGTCGGTCAGCAGCCACCTGGATTCGGATTCGACCCGCACTTACACCATCACGGGTCAGTTGTTTTTCGCCTCCACCACCGCGTTCAATCGGGCTTTTGACTATCGTGAGAAACTGGCCCGAGTGCGGCTGGATGTCACCCATGCTCATCTGTGGGATCTCAGTGCCGTCGCCGCCCTGGATAAAGTGGTGCTGAAATTCCGCAGCCTCGGAACAGAAGTGGAAGTGCTGGGGCTCAATGAAGCCAGCTCCACCCTGGTGGATCGCCTGGGTATCCACCACAAAACAGACCGCCTGGAAGATATTCTGGGGCACTGA